The genomic stretch CTACGAGGCGAGCGGAGGGGGGTACGTGCTTCAGCGGTGGATGCAGAGCTGGGGGTACTCGTGCGAGGTGATCGCGCCCTCGCTGATCCCTCAGCGTGCCGGTCACCGGCGCAAGCACGACCGGTACGATGCACGGGAGCTGGCGAGGCATCTGCGGTCCGGAGAGCTGGTGAGGGTGCGGATCCCGAGCGAGGCGGAGGAGCGGGTGCGCGACGTGGTGCGGTGCCGGGAGCGCTTCCAGAAGGAGATCCTGATGTCTCGGCACGAGGTGACGAAGTTCCTGGCGCGGCGTGGGCGGGTGTACCGGGAGGGCAGCCGGTGGACGAAGAAGCATTGGGCGTGGCTGCGCACGGTGCTGAAGGAGATGGAGTCGGTGGAGGACCGGCTGGTGCTGCAGGAGTACATGGGGCTGCTGGAGTACAAGATCGCGCGGCGCGAAGAGCTGGACCGGGTGATCGAGGAGGTGGCGCTGCGGCCGGCGTACACGGAGGCAGTAGGAAGGCTGCGCTGCTTCCGCGGTATCCAGACACATGGAGCGATGGTGCTCTCCAGCGAAGTCGGAGACTTCCGGCGCTTCGACTCGGCGGAGAAGCTGAGCAGCTACCTGGGGCTGGTACCTTCGGAGGATTCTTCGGGCGCACGGCAGCGGCGCGGCGCGATCACCAAGGCCGGCAACGCGCACTGCCGGCACGTGCTGATCCAAGCGGCGTGGGCGTACCAGTACCCACCCGCGTGCTCCGACGTGCTGAAGAGACGACAGGCGGGACAGCCGGCGGACGTGGTGGCGCACGCGTGGAAAGCTCAGCATCGGCTGCACAAGCTCTACCGCAAGCTCTCGCTGCGACGAGGGCACGGCGTGGCCGTCGTGGCGGTCGCACGCGAGCTGACCGGCTTCCTCTGGGCGGTGATGCGTGAGATAGAGCCGCCGCACGCGGCCGAGGCGAGTCCGATCGCGCAGGCTGCCTGAACACGGGCACACG from Longimicrobiaceae bacterium encodes the following:
- a CDS encoding IS110 family transposase, which translates into the protein MSEKVWLGIDAHQEQLVIAVLVGMEEKPREEVRVANEPKKLRRFVERWSVQGEIRACYEASGGGYVLQRWMQSWGYSCEVIAPSLIPQRAGHRRKHDRYDARELARHLRSGELVRVRIPSEAEERVRDVVRCRERFQKEILMSRHEVTKFLARRGRVYREGSRWTKKHWAWLRTVLKEMESVEDRLVLQEYMGLLEYKIARREELDRVIEEVALRPAYTEAVGRLRCFRGIQTHGAMVLSSEVGDFRRFDSAEKLSSYLGLVPSEDSSGARQRRGAITKAGNAHCRHVLIQAAWAYQYPPACSDVLKRRQAGQPADVVAHAWKAQHRLHKLYRKLSLRRGHGVAVVAVARELTGFLWAVMREIEPPHAAEASPIAQAA